From Symbiobacterium terraclitae, the proteins below share one genomic window:
- the spoIIR gene encoding stage II sporulation protein R: protein MNRKLITGWLLIALGLVQAGGGIMLAMAAAPGEPELADPNLVRIHVIAHSDDEADQALKLDVRDAVLDRLRPALAGAGSREAAEEVIRSLLGELEGAAAAVIAEQGFTYPVRAELGSFDFPGKAYDGLYLPAGRYRALRILIGDAAGANFWCLVYPSFCYTIREVQAPAAGPGRRPDPFGVVDAGGAMPCQCVCPL, encoded by the coding sequence ATGAACCGGAAGCTGATTACCGGCTGGCTCCTGATTGCCCTGGGCCTCGTCCAGGCGGGCGGGGGCATCATGCTGGCCATGGCCGCGGCGCCTGGCGAGCCCGAGCTGGCCGATCCGAACCTGGTGCGCATCCACGTCATCGCCCACAGCGACGACGAGGCCGACCAGGCGCTGAAGCTGGACGTGCGCGACGCCGTCCTCGACCGGCTCCGGCCCGCCCTGGCCGGGGCGGGAAGCCGGGAGGCGGCTGAGGAGGTCATCCGGAGCCTGCTCGGGGAGCTGGAGGGCGCCGCCGCCGCGGTCATCGCCGAGCAGGGATTCACCTACCCGGTGCGGGCCGAACTGGGCAGTTTCGACTTTCCCGGCAAGGCCTACGACGGGCTCTACCTGCCCGCCGGCCGGTACCGGGCCCTGCGCATCCTGATCGGCGATGCGGCGGGTGCGAACTTCTGGTGCCTGGTCTACCCGTCGTTCTGCTACACGATCCGCGAGGTGCAGGCCCCGGCGGCCGGTCCGGGCCGCCGGCCCGATCCGTTCGGCGTCGTCGACGCCGGCGGGGCGATGCCCTGCCAGTGCGTCTGCCCGCTCTGA
- the sigG gene encoding RNA polymerase sporulation sigma factor SigG: protein MMINKVEIPGVNTAKLPVLTNAEMRQLFMRMQSGETAARDQLITGNLRLVLSVIQRFNNRGEYVDDLFQVGCIGLMKAIDNFDLSQNVKFSTYAVPMIIGEIRRYLRDNNPIRVSRSLRDIAYKALQVRDTLVSKLSREPTVQEIADELKLPLEEIVYALDSIQEPVSLFEPLYHDGGDPIYVMDQVSDESEHDGQWLEGISIRQALHRLNERERLILTLRFFEGKTQMEVAEEIGISQAQVSRLEKAALSHMRKYV from the coding sequence ATGATGATCAACAAAGTGGAGATACCCGGGGTCAACACCGCCAAGCTTCCGGTCCTGACCAATGCCGAGATGCGCCAGCTGTTCATGCGGATGCAGAGCGGTGAGACTGCGGCCCGCGACCAGTTGATCACCGGAAACCTTCGCCTGGTGCTCAGCGTCATCCAGCGGTTCAACAACCGGGGGGAGTACGTCGACGATCTGTTTCAGGTCGGCTGCATCGGCCTGATGAAGGCGATCGACAACTTCGACCTGAGCCAGAACGTCAAGTTCAGCACCTACGCCGTGCCCATGATCATCGGCGAGATCCGGCGCTACCTGCGCGACAACAACCCGATCCGGGTCAGCCGCTCGCTGCGGGACATCGCCTACAAGGCGCTGCAGGTGCGCGACACGCTGGTCAGCAAGCTTTCACGGGAGCCGACCGTCCAGGAGATCGCCGACGAACTGAAGCTTCCCCTGGAGGAGATCGTCTACGCCCTGGACTCGATTCAGGAGCCGGTGTCGCTCTTCGAGCCGCTCTACCACGATGGCGGCGACCCCATCTACGTCATGGATCAGGTCAGCGACGAGTCGGAGCACGACGGGCAGTGGCTGGAGGGGATCAGCATCCGCCAGGCCCTGCACCGGCTCAACGAGCGGGAGCGGCTGATCCTGACGCTCCGCTTCTTCGAGGGCAAGACCCAGATGGAGGTGGCGGAGGAGATCGGCATCTCCCAGGCGCAGGTGAGCCGGCTGGAGAAGGCCGCGCTGTCGCACATGCGCAAGTACGTGTAA
- a CDS encoding YlmC/YmxH family sporulation protein, translating into MAKASDLRKDVIDIRTGRRLGELIDIEIDEKSGRITAIVVPGEGRWFGLWGGGPDIVIPWTKIVCIGPDCILVEIERPVPL; encoded by the coding sequence GTGGCCAAGGCGTCGGACCTGCGCAAGGACGTGATCGACATCCGGACCGGGCGGCGGCTGGGCGAGTTGATCGACATCGAGATCGACGAGAAGTCCGGGCGCATCACGGCGATCGTGGTGCCGGGGGAGGGGCGCTGGTTCGGCCTCTGGGGCGGCGGCCCCGACATCGTGATCCCCTGGACCAAGATCGTCTGCATCGGGCCAGACTGCATTCTGGTCGAGATCGAGCGGCCAGTCCCGCTCTGA
- a CDS encoding HlyD family efflux transporter periplasmic adaptor subunit, producing MGSDNRRPRRLRRRRRWPLLLLAAAAVTSAAYLLRTTPAATGPGSELPLSGVRIGTLAVTVDADAVIVRREQVVRAPQAGAVRRLAAEGGRVRVGGAVVEFVPGGLAASPASEGTEAAAVGTGTESVAGTGAEPAGGSESTPAPPGTDPGSLPTVPSAARLEYERLAAEIYATAVALNEALAHGLPTSTYQERLNELARAQDALLPALRLDAAWAGTEAAPLPSAPPTPSPSPTSPPDAQDPPEIPAGWPVGEAQVVTTDVSGVVLYQTDGLEEILTPEAVAGWGPASLLNLPYPDVTEAPHGTVAQGAPLFKLVDDLQVEMLLLVPAERLPESARADLLANGATLKVAGRDLPLEATVLRIAEEGEHVLLHLSAPLPSADALRVRRIRVALLLAEYEGTILPRSAVDVEGGRTGVWVARRIGYRFVPARVLGGTDDEVAVEADLSPDAEVLTEPPPPAAQRLAE from the coding sequence ATGGGTTCCGACAACCGCAGGCCGCGCCGGCTGCGGCGCCGCCGCCGGTGGCCCCTCCTCCTGCTGGCCGCTGCCGCCGTCACATCCGCAGCCTACCTGCTCCGGACCACGCCGGCGGCCACCGGCCCGGGGTCCGAACTGCCGCTGTCGGGGGTGCGTATCGGAACCCTGGCGGTTACCGTGGATGCCGATGCGGTTATCGTCCGCCGGGAGCAGGTGGTCCGGGCGCCGCAGGCCGGGGCCGTCCGCCGCCTGGCTGCCGAGGGCGGACGGGTGCGGGTCGGCGGGGCGGTCGTGGAGTTCGTCCCGGGAGGCCTCGCAGCCTCTCCGGCGTCGGAGGGCACCGAAGCGGCGGCGGTCGGCACCGGCACGGAATCGGTCGCTGGAACCGGCGCCGAGCCGGCAGGCGGCAGCGAGTCCACGCCGGCACCGCCCGGCACTGATCCCGGGTCGCTTCCGACCGTGCCGTCGGCGGCCCGGCTGGAGTACGAGCGGCTGGCGGCCGAGATCTACGCCACGGCGGTCGCCCTGAACGAGGCCCTGGCCCATGGGCTGCCGACGTCGACCTACCAGGAACGGCTGAACGAGCTGGCCAGGGCCCAGGACGCCCTGCTGCCGGCCCTGCGCCTGGACGCCGCCTGGGCGGGCACGGAGGCGGCACCTTTGCCGTCTGCCCCGCCCACGCCCTCTCCGTCCCCAACCTCGCCACCCGATGCGCAGGACCCTCCGGAGATCCCAGCCGGGTGGCCGGTGGGTGAGGCGCAGGTGGTCACCACCGACGTCTCGGGCGTCGTCCTCTACCAGACCGACGGGCTGGAGGAGATCCTCACGCCAGAGGCCGTGGCCGGGTGGGGGCCCGCGTCGCTGCTGAACCTGCCGTATCCGGATGTGACCGAAGCTCCGCATGGGACCGTCGCGCAGGGCGCCCCCCTGTTCAAGCTGGTGGACGACCTCCAGGTGGAGATGCTCCTCCTGGTACCGGCCGAGCGCCTGCCGGAGTCGGCCCGCGCCGACCTGCTCGCAAACGGGGCCACCCTGAAGGTGGCCGGGCGGGACCTGCCCCTGGAGGCAACGGTGCTCCGGATCGCCGAGGAGGGCGAGCACGTGCTGCTCCACCTGTCGGCGCCGCTCCCGTCCGCCGATGCGCTGCGGGTGCGGCGGATCCGGGTCGCGCTGCTGCTGGCCGAGTACGAGGGCACCATCCTGCCCCGGTCGGCGGTGGATGTGGAAGGCGGCCGGACCGGGGTGTGGGTCGCCCGGCGGATCGGCTACCGCTTCGTGCCGGCGCGGGTCCTCGGCGGCACGGACGACGAGGTGGCGGTGGAGGCAGACCTGTCGCCCGACGCAGAGGTGCTGACGGAGCCGCCTCCCCCTGCGGCGCAGCGGCTGGCAGAGTAA
- the sigE gene encoding RNA polymerase sporulation sigma factor SigE translates to MHTFVRRQLLALQGVLFRVSTRALRWLVARGLLKPRPIYYVGSSEALPPPLTGEEEAELLMRLTEGDESVKNTLIERNLRLVVYIARKFDNTGIWVEDLVSIGTIGLIKAVKTFDPSKRIKLATYASKCIENEILMYLRRSSRTRSEVSFDEPLNKDWEGNELLLSDVMGTDGDIIYRGLEEEVDRILLRKAMAKLTGREKRIMELRFGLTDGRERTQKEVADLLGISQSYISRLEKRIFKRLKKEILRME, encoded by the coding sequence ATGCACACGTTCGTTAGGAGGCAGCTTCTGGCGCTACAGGGGGTCCTCTTCCGGGTGTCTACCCGCGCGCTGCGCTGGCTCGTCGCCAGAGGCCTGCTGAAGCCCAGACCGATCTACTACGTAGGCTCCAGCGAGGCGCTGCCGCCGCCCCTGACGGGGGAAGAGGAAGCCGAGCTGCTCATGCGCCTGACAGAGGGCGATGAGAGCGTCAAGAACACCCTGATCGAGCGCAACCTGCGCCTCGTCGTCTACATCGCCCGCAAGTTCGACAACACGGGCATCTGGGTCGAAGACCTGGTCTCCATCGGCACGATCGGCCTCATCAAGGCGGTGAAGACCTTCGACCCGTCGAAGCGGATCAAGCTGGCCACCTATGCTTCAAAATGCATTGAGAATGAGATTCTGATGTACCTGCGTCGCTCCTCACGCACCCGGAGCGAGGTCTCCTTCGACGAGCCGCTCAACAAGGACTGGGAGGGCAACGAACTCCTCCTCTCGGACGTGATGGGCACGGACGGTGACATCATCTACCGCGGCCTCGAGGAGGAGGTCGACCGCATCCTGCTGCGCAAGGCGATGGCCAAGCTGACCGGCCGGGAGAAGCGCATCATGGAGCTGCGCTTCGGACTCACGGACGGCCGGGAGCGCACGCAGAAGGAGGTGGCCGACCTGCTGGGCATCTCGCAGAGCTACATCTCCCGCCTGGAGAAGCGCATCTTCAAGCGGCTGAAGAAGGAGATCCTTCGTATGGAATAA
- the spoIIGA gene encoding sigma-E processing peptidase SpoIIGA, translating to MGEVTAVGQVLLFVINLAFDLALLWFAARVARVRPRTWRLWAAALLGAALAVLPVVLPTAWPGGGGDWLVSGAAVVSVSALLVLLVVWPGTWSQFAAVFAFFWTGLALAGGLLRLLEERRPDLFVSPPAILVATGVGVAVGGVQLLWQVHRERAEVDDALYELAVFFDDRRATLVGLLDSGNHLRTPVSGLPVVIVAADRMRAHLPPEVVRAAGGGLDVLDGLPPEWQVRCQLVPYAAVGRADGMLLVVRPDGVAVRPLGRGEWVPVRGHIGLAAHPLDPEGRYAALLPGEIAAAARRNQRRSRTGEKEEEWPDAHVR from the coding sequence GTGGGTGAAGTGACCGCTGTCGGGCAGGTGCTCCTGTTCGTCATCAACCTCGCCTTCGACCTGGCGCTGCTCTGGTTCGCCGCTCGGGTCGCCCGGGTGCGCCCGCGTACCTGGAGGCTCTGGGCGGCGGCGCTGCTGGGTGCGGCCCTTGCGGTGCTGCCGGTGGTCCTCCCGACCGCCTGGCCGGGCGGTGGGGGGGACTGGCTGGTTTCCGGGGCGGCGGTGGTCTCGGTCAGTGCCCTGCTGGTCCTGCTGGTGGTCTGGCCCGGCACGTGGTCGCAGTTCGCGGCGGTGTTCGCCTTCTTCTGGACCGGTCTGGCCCTGGCTGGCGGGCTGCTGCGGCTCCTCGAGGAGCGCCGCCCCGACCTGTTCGTCTCGCCACCGGCCATCCTGGTGGCCACCGGGGTGGGCGTGGCGGTCGGCGGCGTCCAGCTGCTCTGGCAGGTGCACCGGGAGCGGGCTGAGGTTGATGACGCCCTCTACGAGCTGGCGGTCTTCTTCGACGACCGGCGGGCCACCCTGGTCGGACTGCTGGACTCGGGCAACCACCTGCGCACCCCCGTGAGCGGCCTTCCCGTCGTCATCGTGGCCGCTGACCGGATGCGTGCCCACCTCCCGCCCGAGGTGGTCCGCGCTGCGGGCGGCGGGCTGGACGTGCTGGACGGCCTGCCCCCGGAGTGGCAGGTCCGGTGCCAGCTGGTGCCCTACGCCGCGGTGGGGCGGGCCGACGGGATGCTGCTGGTGGTCAGGCCCGACGGCGTGGCCGTCCGCCCGCTGGGACGGGGGGAGTGGGTGCCCGTGCGCGGCCATATCGGGTTGGCGGCCCACCCGCTGGATCCGGAAGGGCGCTATGCGGCGCTTCTGCCCGGGGAGATTGCGGCAGCGGCCCGGAGGAATCAACGGCGGAGCCGCACCGGTGAGAAGGAGGAGGAGTGGCCCGATGCACACGTTCGTTAG
- a CDS encoding small basic family protein, which translates to MWIIVLGFIVGILLGVLSPFTLPIAYARYLSIAVLAALDTAFGGLRASLEGTYDNGIFITGFFTNALLAAGLVYLGDRIGVESLYMAGVVAMGIRLFQNLGIIRRLLLRRWGLLNGAEPQEGAEEPKQAQEE; encoded by the coding sequence ATGTGGATCATCGTCCTGGGCTTTATCGTCGGCATCCTGCTCGGCGTCCTGTCGCCGTTCACGCTGCCCATCGCCTACGCACGCTACCTCTCCATCGCCGTCCTCGCGGCCCTGGACACCGCCTTCGGCGGCCTGCGCGCCAGTTTGGAGGGCACGTACGACAACGGCATCTTCATCACCGGCTTCTTCACCAACGCCCTGCTGGCCGCCGGCCTGGTCTACCTGGGCGACCGCATCGGGGTGGAGAGCCTCTACATGGCCGGCGTGGTCGCCATGGGCATCCGGCTCTTCCAGAACCTCGGCATCATCCGGCGCCTGCTGCTGCGGCGCTGGGGGCTCCTGAACGGGGCGGAGCCGCAGGAGGGTGCAGAGGAGCCCAAGCAGGCGCAGGAGGAGTAG
- the ftsA gene encoding cell division protein FtsA, with the protein MAENLVLGLDAGSTHVVAALAERTEGGDAQIIGVGLVPSAGVYRGLISDLGAAADAMRRAADAACAMADRQRVGRAVISVSGAHLRSEVGAAEVPVPRPAAGVSPEAVRRALDAAAASVTPDAGRERVHVVPRSYRLDGSVPLRDPLGLCGRTLEAEVLVVTGDALQVQNHLRTARHASLEVDDYLVAVRAAGEAVLTPEEREQGVLLLDLGGGTTGVAVYEQGHLFHLAVLPVGGDHITHDLATLLRVPVATAEQLKREQGWASPLLAPEGSFEVATPSGLNRREITVKHVAEIIGSRVEEILQMAAAAVKRSGYAGLFPAGLVLTGGGSRLKGLDAFAGDCLNLKARVGTPASPLAAEPEMAVAAGLALWGARALTPAEASEARGEPEAPAQEQPKRTGRVRDWLKALFH; encoded by the coding sequence GTGGCAGAGAACCTGGTGTTGGGTCTTGACGCCGGCAGCACCCATGTGGTGGCGGCCCTGGCCGAGCGGACGGAGGGCGGCGATGCGCAGATCATCGGCGTGGGTCTCGTCCCGTCGGCAGGGGTGTACCGAGGGCTGATCAGCGACCTTGGCGCGGCGGCTGACGCCATGCGCCGGGCGGCGGATGCGGCCTGTGCGATGGCGGATCGCCAGCGCGTCGGCCGTGCCGTGATCTCCGTCTCCGGCGCACACCTGCGGTCGGAGGTCGGGGCGGCGGAGGTGCCGGTTCCCCGGCCGGCGGCGGGCGTGTCGCCCGAGGCGGTCCGGCGGGCGCTGGACGCCGCTGCGGCGTCGGTCACGCCGGATGCAGGGCGCGAGCGGGTGCACGTGGTCCCGCGCAGCTACCGCCTGGACGGCAGCGTTCCACTGCGCGATCCACTGGGCCTCTGCGGCCGCACGCTGGAGGCGGAGGTCCTGGTGGTCACGGGCGATGCGCTTCAGGTGCAGAACCACCTGCGGACCGCCCGCCATGCGAGCCTGGAGGTCGACGACTACCTCGTGGCGGTGCGTGCGGCGGGCGAGGCCGTGCTCACGCCCGAGGAGCGGGAGCAGGGCGTCCTGCTGCTGGACCTGGGCGGCGGGACGACCGGTGTGGCCGTCTACGAGCAGGGTCACCTGTTCCACCTGGCGGTGCTCCCCGTGGGTGGCGACCACATCACGCACGATCTGGCGACGCTGCTCCGGGTGCCTGTGGCGACAGCGGAGCAGCTGAAGCGGGAGCAGGGCTGGGCTTCGCCGCTGCTCGCCCCCGAGGGGAGCTTCGAGGTGGCCACGCCGTCCGGGCTGAACCGCCGGGAGATCACCGTCAAGCACGTAGCAGAGATCATCGGCTCGCGGGTGGAGGAGATCCTCCAGATGGCCGCCGCTGCGGTCAAGCGGTCTGGCTATGCGGGCCTTTTCCCGGCAGGGCTGGTACTGACGGGCGGAGGAAGCCGCCTGAAGGGGCTCGACGCCTTCGCCGGCGATTGCCTCAACCTGAAGGCCCGTGTCGGCACGCCAGCGAGCCCCCTGGCCGCCGAACCGGAGATGGCGGTGGCCGCAGGCCTCGCCCTCTGGGGCGCCCGGGCGCTGACGCCCGCCGAGGCCTCCGAAGCCCGGGGGGAACCGGAGGCGCCGGCCCAGGAGCAGCCGAAGCGAACAGGACGGGTCCGGGACTGGCTGAAGGCCCTGTTCCACTAG
- the ftsZ gene encoding cell division protein FtsZ has translation MNEYQPGFEQFACIKVIGVGGGGNNAVNRMISAGLKGVEFIAVNTDAQALKSAQAPTRLQIGAKLTKGLGAGADPDIGSRAAEESREEIANALRGADMVFVTAGMGGGTGTGAAPIVAEVAREMGALTVGVVTKPFTFEGRKRMSQAEKGIQNLKEKVDTLITIPNDRLLQVVDKKTSLMDAFRTADDVLRQGVQGISDLIAVPGLINLDFADVRTIMSNTGSALMGIGVARGESRAADAARAAISSPLLETSIEGAKGVLLNITGGSDLGLMEVNEAAEIIAQAADPEANIIFGAVIDDSITDEIRVTVIATGFGDSDFPGWGRRKAGQPQVGEVKPIVDELDIPAFLRRKPQ, from the coding sequence GTGAACGAGTATCAGCCGGGGTTTGAGCAGTTTGCCTGCATCAAGGTCATCGGCGTTGGTGGCGGCGGCAACAACGCGGTCAACCGCATGATTTCGGCCGGCCTGAAGGGCGTCGAGTTCATTGCCGTCAACACGGACGCGCAGGCGCTGAAGAGCGCCCAGGCTCCCACCCGGCTCCAGATCGGGGCCAAGCTGACCAAGGGGCTCGGCGCGGGCGCCGACCCCGACATCGGCAGCCGCGCCGCCGAGGAGAGCCGGGAGGAGATCGCGAACGCGCTGCGGGGCGCGGACATGGTCTTCGTTACGGCCGGCATGGGCGGCGGGACGGGCACCGGCGCCGCGCCGATCGTGGCCGAGGTCGCCCGCGAGATGGGCGCGCTGACCGTGGGCGTGGTCACCAAGCCCTTCACCTTCGAGGGCCGCAAGCGCATGAGCCAGGCCGAGAAGGGCATCCAGAACCTGAAGGAAAAGGTCGACACGCTGATCACCATCCCGAACGACCGCCTGCTGCAGGTGGTTGACAAGAAGACCAGCCTGATGGACGCCTTCCGCACGGCCGACGACGTGCTCCGCCAGGGCGTGCAGGGCATCTCCGACCTGATCGCCGTGCCGGGCCTGATCAACCTGGACTTCGCCGACGTGCGCACGATCATGTCCAACACCGGCTCCGCCCTGATGGGCATCGGCGTCGCCCGCGGCGAGTCCCGCGCCGCCGACGCCGCCCGCGCCGCCATCTCGAGCCCGCTGCTCGAGACCTCGATCGAGGGCGCCAAGGGCGTGCTGCTGAACATCACCGGCGGTTCCGACCTCGGCCTCATGGAGGTCAACGAGGCCGCCGAGATCATCGCCCAGGCCGCCGACCCCGAGGCCAACATCATCTTCGGCGCGGTCATCGACGACTCCATCACCGACGAGATCCGCGTGACCGTCATCGCCACCGGCTTCGGCGACAGCGACTTCCCCGGCTGGGGCCGCCGCAAGGCCGGCCAGCCGCAGGTGGGCGAGGTCAAGCCCATCGTGGACGAACTGGACATCCCCGCCTTCCTCCGCCGCAAGCCGCAGTAA
- a CDS encoding DUF881 domain-containing protein — MMERVRRMPWATALVGVALGLMLSMQFKVQRQVALADLATVQRTERLVAQLAEAERHRDELAAEVEALRQQQLISVKTQNEYQALAERLEQAQIHAGLLPLVGPGVTVVMADSAHPVTSGENPNNFIIHDEDVLRVINELQAAGAEAIAINGQRLTGRTEIRCTGPVVTINGVRTAPPLNIVAIGNPDELERAITMKGGVAESLRFWGIQITVKKETQVRVPAYTARLRLDYAQPALEEVAP; from the coding sequence ATGATGGAGCGGGTGCGGCGGATGCCCTGGGCGACCGCGCTGGTCGGCGTGGCCCTCGGCCTCATGCTCTCGATGCAGTTCAAGGTTCAGCGGCAGGTCGCCCTGGCGGACCTGGCGACCGTCCAGCGCACCGAGCGGCTGGTCGCACAGCTGGCCGAGGCGGAGCGGCACCGGGACGAGCTGGCGGCTGAGGTGGAGGCACTCCGGCAGCAGCAGCTCATCTCGGTGAAGACGCAGAACGAGTACCAGGCCCTGGCGGAGCGGCTCGAGCAGGCGCAGATCCACGCCGGGCTGCTGCCGCTGGTCGGGCCCGGCGTGACCGTCGTCATGGCGGACTCCGCCCACCCGGTCACCTCGGGCGAGAACCCCAACAACTTCATCATCCACGACGAGGACGTCCTGCGGGTGATCAACGAGCTGCAGGCCGCCGGGGCCGAGGCGATCGCCATCAACGGGCAGCGCCTGACCGGGCGGACCGAGATCCGCTGCACCGGGCCCGTCGTCACCATCAACGGCGTCCGCACGGCGCCGCCGCTCAACATCGTCGCCATCGGCAACCCGGACGAGCTGGAGCGGGCCATCACGATGAAGGGCGGCGTCGCCGAGTCGCTGCGTTTCTGGGGCATTCAGATCACGGTCAAGAAGGAGACGCAGGTGCGGGTGCCCGCATACACGGCCCGCCTGCGGCTGGACTATGCCCAGCCCGCTCTCGAGGAGGTCGCCCCCTGA
- a CDS encoding cell division protein FtsQ/DivIB, whose product MGGRAAQTRSRWGLVLTLLVLLGVCLFAAYRSALFRLERVQISGNQRLSQAEILEIAGVSPGMLRWEASAERVRERLLSEPWIKSATVTWRGNALLISVAEREPLALLQYQGRFYLLLDEGGRILGQRLLEEGKRLPVVSGVSLPSALRGAVVEDLGLRDALTLLWWTGEPLLEQLSEVHVREDRYLRLYLTGGTTVEVGVLPDDAAQREKHIQTQLKGLLDHLDRVPATARATCQIDLRVYGKVLGLGCQ is encoded by the coding sequence GTGGGGGGACGGGCGGCGCAGACGCGCAGCCGGTGGGGCCTGGTGCTGACCCTGTTGGTGCTGCTCGGCGTCTGCCTGTTCGCCGCTTACCGTTCGGCGCTCTTCCGGCTGGAGCGGGTGCAGATCTCCGGCAACCAGCGCCTGAGCCAGGCGGAGATCCTGGAGATCGCCGGCGTCAGCCCGGGAATGCTCAGGTGGGAGGCCTCGGCGGAGCGGGTGCGGGAGCGCCTGCTGTCCGAGCCGTGGATCAAGTCGGCGACGGTCACGTGGCGGGGCAACGCGCTGCTGATCAGCGTCGCCGAGCGGGAGCCGCTGGCGCTGCTGCAGTACCAGGGGCGGTTCTACCTGCTGCTGGACGAGGGCGGCCGCATCCTCGGCCAGCGTCTGCTGGAGGAGGGGAAGCGGCTGCCGGTGGTGAGCGGCGTCTCCCTGCCGAGCGCCCTGCGCGGGGCCGTCGTGGAGGATCTGGGCCTGCGCGATGCGCTCACGCTGCTCTGGTGGACGGGCGAGCCGCTGCTGGAGCAGCTCTCGGAGGTCCACGTGCGGGAGGACCGCTACCTGCGGCTCTACCTGACCGGCGGCACGACGGTGGAGGTGGGCGTGCTGCCGGACGACGCCGCCCAGCGGGAGAAGCACATCCAGACGCAGCTGAAGGGGCTCCTGGACCATCTGGACCGGGTTCCTGCGACCGCCCGGGCGACCTGCCAGATCGACCTCAGGGTCTACGGCAAGGTGCTCGGGCTGGGGTGTCAATAA
- the pgeF gene encoding peptidoglycan editing factor PgeF — translation MATWVEHDGVQLLHLTALEALGGVRAVFTGRQGGVSARWGGGLNWSVSVGDQPESVRENRRRSIAALGLTPGTAVMAGLVHGNRVAALPDATGDAVHPDGPLPPSSADEVRLIPETDALITDRPGLGLVVTAADCVPVYLYDPVRRVVGVAHAGWRGTVAGIAAATVRAMAARFGCDPADVHAAIGPSIGPCCYEVDDAVVRPVRGYYGDRAQALLRPGARAGRHMLDLWTANRLDLESAGVRHIHLAEVCTACQRDRLFSHRAEGGTAGRGAAIIALI, via the coding sequence GTGGCCACATGGGTTGAGCACGACGGGGTGCAGCTGCTGCACCTGACCGCACTGGAGGCGCTGGGGGGCGTCCGGGCGGTCTTCACCGGGCGGCAGGGCGGCGTGAGCGCCCGCTGGGGCGGGGGCCTCAACTGGAGCGTGAGCGTCGGCGACCAGCCGGAGTCCGTGCGGGAGAACCGGCGGCGCAGCATCGCGGCGCTGGGTCTGACGCCGGGCACGGCCGTCATGGCCGGGCTGGTGCACGGCAACCGGGTGGCGGCGCTGCCCGACGCCACCGGCGACGCCGTGCACCCGGACGGCCCGCTGCCCCCAAGTTCCGCCGACGAGGTCCGGCTCATCCCCGAGACCGACGCCCTGATCACCGACCGGCCCGGCCTGGGCCTGGTGGTCACCGCGGCCGACTGCGTCCCCGTCTACCTGTACGATCCCGTCCGTCGGGTAGTCGGCGTGGCGCACGCCGGCTGGCGCGGTACCGTGGCCGGCATCGCCGCCGCGACCGTGCGGGCCATGGCCGCCCGCTTCGGCTGCGACCCCGCGGACGTGCACGCGGCGATCGGGCCGTCCATCGGCCCCTGCTGCTACGAGGTGGACGACGCCGTGGTCCGGCCCGTGCGCGGCTACTACGGCGACAGGGCCCAGGCCCTGCTGCGCCCGGGCGCCCGCGCGGGGCGCCACATGCTCGATCTCTGGACGGCCAACCGGCTCGATCTCGAGTCGGCAGGCGTACGGCATATCCATCTGGCGGAGGTCTGCACCGCCTGCCAGCGCGACCGGCTGTTCAGCCACCGGGCCGAGGGCGGGACGGCGGGCCGCGGTGCCGCGATCATCGCCCTGATCTGA